A stretch of DNA from Gottschalkia acidurici 9a:
CTATTATATATTAAAGGTACAATAAGTAATAAGGTATTGCAAAATTGCAATACCTTATTACTTAAGCATATATTCCTTTTATCCAAGTATACCTTTAGTCTTGTAGTCTTTATTGATTTCTATTGCGTCCTTTGCCTGTTGCTCATCTACATAGCCAAATCCAGTTACTTTTCTTGAAAGGGACTCTACAAATACTTCTATAACCTTATTCTCACCATATTTATATGCTATAGTACATAAGTCTGGACTTATTCTTATGTCACCTAGAAACTCTAATCCTTCTATGTTATCTACAAGTTTATTTTTCTTTATGTAATCAAGTGCAATATTTTTAGCATCTTCTGTTTCAATTTCCTTTGCTTTCAACTCTTCTATTGCCATATTTTGGTTTCTAGCTTTTTCGTCAATTATTCCAATTTCTATAATTTCTCCATTTTTTTCTTCCATTTTTACATGGTAAGTTTTGTTGTTATGCCAATCTTCATTTAACTTTTTTACCTCGTCCTTAGTCATATTCTTTACATTTTTTAACCTGCTACGATCAAATGTTGACCAAGAAATGCTCCAGTGATTTTTATTCTTAAAGTTATATTCATCCCCTATTTTTAGAAGTTCTACTTTTTCGAATAAATTCTTTACATCAACTTCTTCATCAAAGTAATTTTCGAATAACTTTATAGCTATTTCTTTTGCTCTTTCTTTTGTTATACTTTGAGAATTTAATGTATTTTGAAAACTAGTTTGTTCTGTCATTAATACATTCTTTCTTACAGCTTCTGTACTTTGACAACCTGATAATATTAGTACCCCTGTAATTACACCTATTGGTATTCCTTTTTTTATTTTATTAAGCTTCATAATTCATTTCCTCCAATGGATTTCATTTTTTATTTAATCTCATTATATAGTGAATGTATATATAAACTATATTCTAGTTGTAAAATAGTTGTAAAATGTTTCTTTTTTAAGTGGTTTCTTTGCTCAAAATGAATTATATTTTATTTTTTATGCTAATTGTTCAGTTATCCTTATTCACGTTACTATTCTTTATTGATAAACTTTTTTCAACTAGATTTGTGCATCCTTTTTGTAATAATTTTATATTTCTTTCACAGTTTATTTTTTATATTTATTATATTATCTATTTAATTATATAGTTATGCTCTTCCCTTTAATACTAGTTATATATTTAAGCTACTCTTTATATCAGCAGTTTATAAAATTACCAAGCAGCCTAAATGCTTATTCTATTAGTACATTATTTTGAACCAATCTTAACTGCTTGTGTTTTCTTTTTATAATAATTAAATTCATACCATTTATCATAGTATTGATTTAGCTCTTCTTGTTTTTTATTGATATATGTTTTCGCATTTTCTTTTACTACATAGTTATCTTCTACTTTTAATAATCTCTCCATTTCTTCAATACCATCACATGAAAGACTAGTTATATATTCCATATCTATATTTCCTGTTTCAAAATATCTATCAATATTATTTTTAATAATTAATTTATCTATATTTATAAAGTTTAAACCTATATAGAAAGCCATACTAACTATTAAACCTAGCTTTAAAGCTTTTATCTTTTTTTTCCAAACTTTAGACAGTACTATTAAAAGTAATGCTCCTAAATATACTATAAATATTTGAACAAGTATCCTAAGTCTAGTATATCCAAAAGCTTGCTCATACAGATTCATCTTATAGAATGATGAAAATATCATATTAAAAGTAAATATTATCAACAAACTATACAATACTTTTAATGCAACTGCTACTTTTCTCCCATCTACTTTTGTAAAGTTAATACTTAGTATTAATATAGTAAAATTTATTAAAGTGACTATAACAAGCTCAAAGAAACCCCTTCTTGCATATTCTGCATAGGTAAATCCGCTTTTAATAATATTTTCACTATCTCCATATAGATATGAAATCTGAACCACACTAAATATTAAGTAAACTATAGATATACAACATATAATAGTTAAGACCGTTATAGAGTTCCAACTAAGTTTACATTCAATCTTTCTTTTATTACTATCTATTTCCTCATCACATCTTAAACTCCATAGAAAACCTACAGAATAATTTGTAACAAATAATATGACAATTGTATGACCTATCAGCTTTTCTATATTCATATAATTAAAGATGTCTATTATATTTTTAATATGATAACTAAACATTGCATCTGCAGATCTAAGAAGCCCTAATATAACAGCCAATAGTGGTATAGAAATTATAAGTCCTCTAATTACTGCTTTCCTAACAGGATTTTCTTTATTTTTTGATTGCACTATATTTTTTGTGAATTCAGGTCCTTTCGTAAAGTTCTCTAAAGGTGTAGCTACTAATCTAGTAAATGTATTTTCAATAAAAGATATATTTATTTCTTTTATATTTTTATATCTTATTAATAATATGTATCCGCTAATCAATAATGGTATTATGATTGCGTTTAGTCCTCTTAATATCGGATTATTGTAAATACTATATGATAATGATAATAATATAATTGTTAGTAGAAATATTAAACTTAGCTTATTTGATAAATTAACTTTTGAGTGAACTGACCATACAGAAATTACTATAAATAAAGAGATAAATAATAGTGCTGATATGCCTATAAATTCGCCCACAAAAAAAACATCGTATGCCATTCCTATTATTAATCCTAGAGCTAAAACTTTTATTTTCTCACCTATGCTTTCACTATTATCTCCTTCTATATACTTATTGTTTAATATGTCTCTAGACATGCTATCTAGAAAGTTACTCTTTTTCATTTTCACGTTATCCCCCTTACATTTTCCTGCCTTTTTTAACTTATATACTAAAAGTATTGGTGATATATCTCTTATAAAGGATATAGATTTCGTATATATTTTTTCAATTTGGCCTATCTTTAGTAGCTTGAAAGCAAAGTACTTTTTGATAAATTCATAAGTTTTCCTATCTCTATTAAAATTAAATCGTCGAATGTAACTTTTAAAAAACCTGATATGGATTTTTCTATAGTATTTTCTTCTCACTCTCCATTCCATATATTACTATTATAGTATCATCACACCCCATGTTAATCAATAGTTTTTTATTGTTTTTCAATACTTTTTTATTGTGTGATTTCAAGAATTGTCTTTATCTCCATACTAAAGGGAAAAATCAAAAGTTCATCACCTTATTTATAATAGGAAAAAAAGAATAATCTCATAGTTCTATTGTATTTTGTTAAAAGATTAGTTTATACATCCATCTCTAGTTACTTTAATTTTTCATCAGTTAATGGTTAAAATAACATAAGTATTAAATCTTTTAGATAAAGGAGATATTTTTTATGGATTTTTTACATGGTCAGGAGACACTTACAAGTATTGAGTGGGCTCTTCGTGCTATTATTGCTTTTTTCTTCTTGTTAACTGTTGCAAAGCTTTTAGGTCAACGTGCCATTTCTCAATTAAGACTACTTGACTTTGTTATTGCTATAGTGATAGGCAATATCATCGCTCATCCACTGTCTGATGAAAGGCTTGGATTAAAAGGCTCTATTATTACAACACTTGTATTAGTTACCTTATATTTTGTTGGAATATTCAGCACATTTAAATTTCCACTTATTAGAAAACTGATTAGTAATTCGTCAATCACAATTGTTCAAAACGGTGAAATTCTTTATGACAAATTAAAAAAAGCAAGAATATCAATTGACGTATTATTAGAGGAACTACGTGAAAAAAAAGTAGACGATGTGACAAAGGTAGCATTAGCAACCTGGGAGCCCGATGGGAAAATCTCTGTCTTTTTACATCCAAAGTACAATCCAATTACTCCTTCGTCCTTACATATAGAAACAGAACCTTATACTTTTCCAAGAACTATTGTTAAAGAAGGTAAAGTTAATCTAGAAGAATTAAAAAAATTCGACAAAACTGAAGATTGGATTGTTTCTAAATTGAAATTTTTATATCAAACAGAAGTAAAAAATGTTTTACTTGCTACTCTTGATAATAAAGATAACTTAAAAATTTTTTTATATAATTAATCCATTGAGGTCTAAACGTATCTATTTATGTACAGATTAGTTTAAGCCTCTTTTCTTATAAAAGGCTATTTTCCTAGACCTTTTTTAATAAACTTGATACTATAAATATCACTTTCCTTTAAAACACTTTTTATATTTACCTAATTCAGGATAAATTACTTTACAATTTCTTCTCAAATTTCGAATAGGGTTATAACTATAGGGCTTAGTTAAACCAACTTAAAATTTTAATAAAATAAGACTTACCTTATAAGGTAAGTCTTATTTTATTAAATCTATGCTATACTAGTTTTTTATTTCTGCTCTTTAACAATTCCTTTTCTATAAACATTTAAAAGCATTTCTAAATCCTTTATTTGAGTTCTCAATTCCTCTCCAATATCTGTATCTCCAACTCGTTTTCTTTCAACTTCTCTCTCAAGAACTACTGTAGTTGAAAGAATATCTTGCTCTTCCTCAATGGCTTTTTGAGTAGATTCAAAAGGCTCATGAGACGCTAGTAGAAGACCATATGAGTTATATATAAGAGTATATCCAGCTATTCCTGTTGTTCCCTGATAAGCTCTTGAAAATCCACCATCTATAACTAAGAGCTTACCATTTGCTTTTATAGGACTTTCTCCCTTTTTTATTTTAACAGGAACATGTCCATTAATTATATGAGAAACCTCAGGATTTAAATCAAACTCTTTAAATATCATATTGCATATATCCTCATTATCTTCTATTCTGAAATAAGGATTTTTCTTTTCATTGTGAGTCTCCTTATCATCTACAAAATACCTTTCAAATGTAGTCATTTTATCCTTTCCAAAAAGAGGTGAATCGCATCCAGTCCATAAATACCAGGTCAAATCTAATCCATATAAATTAACATCAGGATCATCTTTTTGGAAATAGCCTTCTCTTACTAAAGTTTCTAACCTATCAAGATAAGCCTTTCCACTATATTCTCTTCCTGTACGGCCTATTTTTACTTTCTTAAATGTTCCATCTTCATTCAGTGGAATACATCCATGATACAGTAAATTTGAATTATATTTTAAATACATACTTCCCTTAGTGAAAAGAAATCTGATATGCTTTTGAAGTCTTTCACTATTTAGAAAAGATGACTTAAGTCTTTCCATAAGTTCTTTTTCTTCTGAAGTAAGCTCATAAGGGTTATTAGGACTTATAGTTGGGAACTTATTATCATTTAGCTTGTACATTTTGCCATATAGGTTGATTGTACCTTTCTCATAATCAATTTCATTTAATAAAAGTCTATCTTCCATACCTAAGTGAGGACGTCTCTTAATTATTTCTCCTTCTAATTTAAATTGGATTATAGATATAGCTTTATGCATTTGAGATACAAGCTTTAAATCCTTTTCACTATAATTCATATTATCTCCAACCTTAGGTTTAAAAGCTAAGCATTCGTCATCTTTATAGAAATCTAAAGCAAATGTAGCTAAAGGAAGAAGGTTTATTCCGTATCCATCTTCTATAGTATCTAAGTTTACATATCTAGCACAAATTCTAAGGACTGTTGCAATACAAGCTTCACTTCCGGCAGCAGCTCCCATCCATAATATATCATGATTTCCCCATTGTATATCAACAGAATGATAATTTATAAGGGTATCCATTACAATATCAGATCCAGGACCCCTATCAAATATATCTCCAATAATATGTAATCTATCTATTACTAATCTTTGAATTAGATTTGATATTGCTATTATAAACTCATTAGCTCTTCCTATTCTTATTATAGTTTTAACTATCTCGTTATAGTATTTTTCTTTATCCATTCTATCAGGATGTTCATGCAAGAGTTCTTCTATTATATATGCGAAATCTTTTGGAAGAGCTTTTCTTACTTTATGTCTAGTATATTTTGAAGATACGTGCCTGCAAATCTCTACAAGTCTATATAAAGTGACTCTATACCATTCATCTATATTTTTCTCATGTTCAGTGATAATCTTTAATTTTTGTTCTGGGTAGTAAATAAGAGTTGCAAGTGTTTTCGCATCTTTTTCGCTTATAGATGTGCCTAGAGAATCCTTTATCTTACGCTTTATAACTCCAGATGCATTTTTCAGGACATGATTAAAAGATTCGTATTCACCATGAATATCTGTTAAAAAGTGTTCTGTCCCCTTAGGAAGGTTCAATATTGCTTGTAAGTTTATTATTTCTGTACATACTTCCGCTATAGTTGGATATTGCTTGGCTAAAAGTTTTAAGTATCTTATTTCATCTTCAAATTCTTTAGTTATTTCATCATTAGCGTAAACCATTATAATTCCTCCATATTATCAAATCTACTTATATTATATATTTTTAATTTTCTCTATTACTACTGTTTGTTCCTTTCGAATATAATTATTATGATTATATATATGATAACATTTTATGAACATTTATAACCAGTAGACTTTTATAGGAAAATTTATAGAATAATGATCTAACGAAATTTTTTCAAAAATAAAATAAAGACATACAAAATATTTATAATTTAGTCTTTTGTATGTCTTTATTTTCTATAAAGTAGTTCTTCGATTGTCTAAACCTAATTTTAAATCTATTACTTCATAAAGTGAAAATATTTATAATTATATAAACACTCTATATGTCCAATTTTTCTTTTATCGATCTTATGCCCTCAACAAACTCATTTTTGCCACCCTGTGCGGGATGCCTTACTTTCTCGCAGGTGATACCTAATTTACTAAGATTTTCGTGGGCTTTGTTACCTACAGCAACTAATTTTTGAATATTAAACATTTCTATCATTTGAAGAAGAGGCTTTTCACCTATTAAAAGTTCTTTTTTTAAAGGAGTTCTATTACTCTCTTCATTATCTTTTTTATGAGGGTGAAAGGGAAACGCATTCCAAGATAGTGTCATCATATTATACTCTAATAAAGTCCTCCATATCATTGTAGCTGTTGCCTCTTTAAGTAGTTTATCTTTTTCCACAGCTAACCTGTATCCTTTATCTTTTCCGAATAATTCTAGACCCTCTATGTTGTTCATGAGTAAATGCTCACTAGTAAAAGGAACTCCCGTAAGACGACATCCCCTGTATCCTGGTGCTTCTCCTACAAGTATAATTTTAGGCTTTAACTTATACATTTGCTTTAAATAAATTAGTAGATTATTTCTTCTTACGGAATTTTCTTGACATTTATATGAGTACTGATTATATACATTTGGAGTAACTTCCATGTTTGCTAGTTCTTCTACAAAAGTTTTTAAATTATTCATTGTTTAATCCATCCTTTTATATTTAGTAATATTAATTATTAGCTCCACCTATTTTTTTCTAATCAATCTGAAAAAGGTTAGTATTGTTCCTACAAAACAAATTATTGATGCAGCTATATATACTGTTTTCATACCGTATATGAATACATCATTTCTTCCTACTACATAATCTGTAACGCGATACCCAATTTTATAACTCATTCTGCTATATAAAAGTGTTGTAGCTAAGGCTATTCCACATACCATTCCTAAGTTTCTTATAAGGGCATTTATGCTCCCTGCAATCCCCAATTTATCCTTTGCTACTGTTGACATTATCAAAGAATTATTTGGG
This window harbors:
- a CDS encoding DUF4153 domain-containing protein, whose translation is MKKSNFLDSMSRDILNNKYIEGDNSESIGEKIKVLALGLIIGMAYDVFFVGEFIGISALLFISLFIVISVWSVHSKVNLSNKLSLIFLLTIILLSLSYSIYNNPILRGLNAIIIPLLISGYILLIRYKNIKEINISFIENTFTRLVATPLENFTKGPEFTKNIVQSKNKENPVRKAVIRGLIISIPLLAVILGLLRSADAMFSYHIKNIIDIFNYMNIEKLIGHTIVILFVTNYSVGFLWSLRCDEEIDSNKRKIECKLSWNSITVLTIICCISIVYLIFSVVQISYLYGDSENIIKSGFTYAEYARRGFFELVIVTLINFTILILSINFTKVDGRKVAVALKVLYSLLIIFTFNMIFSSFYKMNLYEQAFGYTRLRILVQIFIVYLGALLLIVLSKVWKKKIKALKLGLIVSMAFYIGLNFINIDKLIIKNNIDRYFETGNIDMEYITSLSCDGIEEMERLLKVEDNYVVKENAKTYINKKQEELNQYYDKWYEFNYYKKKTQAVKIGSK
- a CDS encoding DUF421 domain-containing protein, translating into MDFLHGQETLTSIEWALRAIIAFFFLLTVAKLLGQRAISQLRLLDFVIAIVIGNIIAHPLSDERLGLKGSIITTLVLVTLYFVGIFSTFKFPLIRKLISNSSITIVQNGEILYDKLKKARISIDVLLEELREKKVDDVTKVALATWEPDGKISVFLHPKYNPITPSSLHIETEPYTFPRTIVKEGKVNLEELKKFDKTEDWIVSKLKFLYQTEVKNVLLATLDNKDNLKIFLYN
- a CDS encoding fructose-bisphosphatase class III; its protein translation is MVYANDEITKEFEDEIRYLKLLAKQYPTIAEVCTEIINLQAILNLPKGTEHFLTDIHGEYESFNHVLKNASGVIKRKIKDSLGTSISEKDAKTLATLIYYPEQKLKIITEHEKNIDEWYRVTLYRLVEICRHVSSKYTRHKVRKALPKDFAYIIEELLHEHPDRMDKEKYYNEIVKTIIRIGRANEFIIAISNLIQRLVIDRLHIIGDIFDRGPGSDIVMDTLINYHSVDIQWGNHDILWMGAAAGSEACIATVLRICARYVNLDTIEDGYGINLLPLATFALDFYKDDECLAFKPKVGDNMNYSEKDLKLVSQMHKAISIIQFKLEGEIIKRRPHLGMEDRLLLNEIDYEKGTINLYGKMYKLNDNKFPTISPNNPYELTSEEKELMERLKSSFLNSERLQKHIRFLFTKGSMYLKYNSNLLYHGCIPLNEDGTFKKVKIGRTGREYSGKAYLDRLETLVREGYFQKDDPDVNLYGLDLTWYLWTGCDSPLFGKDKMTTFERYFVDDKETHNEKKNPYFRIEDNEDICNMIFKEFDLNPEVSHIINGHVPVKIKKGESPIKANGKLLVIDGGFSRAYQGTTGIAGYTLIYNSYGLLLASHEPFESTQKAIEEEQDILSTTVVLEREVERKRVGDTDIGEELRTQIKDLEMLLNVYRKGIVKEQK
- a CDS encoding uracil-DNA glycosylase, which gives rise to MNNLKTFVEELANMEVTPNVYNQYSYKCQENSVRRNNLLIYLKQMYKLKPKIILVGEAPGYRGCRLTGVPFTSEHLLMNNIEGLELFGKDKGYRLAVEKDKLLKEATATMIWRTLLEYNMMTLSWNAFPFHPHKKDNEESNRTPLKKELLIGEKPLLQMIEMFNIQKLVAVGNKAHENLSKLGITCEKVRHPAQGGKNEFVEGIRSIKEKLDI